TCCGTCTCGATGACCCCGCGTTCGCGCAGGGTTCGGTAGGCGGCGGCCACGGTGTTCGGGTTCACCCCGAGGACTCCGGCGAGTTCCCGCATCGGCGGCAGCAGCGTTCCCGGGGGGAGCGCGCCCGATCCGATGCCCGTTTCGACGCTGGCCGCGATGTCCGATGCGCGACGCCCTACGATCCGATAGTCTCCTAGCACAAACGACATTATGCACTAGTGCAACGGAGTTCGCACCATGACCGCCACGCCCGCCACCGAGCCGACCACGCCGACCGCCGCGCGGCCGACCTCCGCGTACGAGCCCACCGACCGCACCGTCCCGACCCGTTCCCGGGACCGGGCGCGCTACGACCACGAGACCGTGCACGCGATACTCGACCAGGCCTACGTCTGTCACCTCGGCTTCGTGCGCGGCGGCGCGCCGGTGGTCCTGCCGACGCTGTTCGGCCGGATCGGCGACGCCCTCTACCTCCACGGCTCGACCGGGTCTCGTCCCCTGCTCGCGGCGGGCAAGGCCGATCCGGGTCTGCCGGTCTGCGTGACCGTGACGCACGTCGACGGTCTGGTGCTGGCCCGGTCGGCCTTCCACCACTCCCTGAACTACCGCTCGGTGGTCATCCACGGCACCGCCTACCAGGTCACCGACGAGCAGGAGTGCCGGACGGCGCT
This region of Streptomyces sp. NBC_00513 genomic DNA includes:
- a CDS encoding pyridoxamine 5'-phosphate oxidase family protein, with the translated sequence MTATPATEPTTPTAARPTSAYEPTDRTVPTRSRDRARYDHETVHAILDQAYVCHLGFVRGGAPVVLPTLFGRIGDALYLHGSTGSRPLLAAGKADPGLPVCVTVTHVDGLVLARSAFHHSLNYRSVVIHGTAYQVTDEQECRTALDALVDQVVPGRSADCRPPTAKELAATVVIRLDLTEVSAKLRTGGPSDDAEDLGLPFWSGVVPVAPAYGTPVPAADLSPGVAVPDYLATL